One window from the genome of Oceanisphaera sp. IT1-181 encodes:
- a CDS encoding MFS transporter, translated as MLTRLVISLSALIFSVFLLMGGNTFVMTLLGVNLGLKGVEPTLIGSIMVCYSVGFVLGSLYGPRVIKRVGHIRAFAVFSAFLASSTLIFPLTDSILLWSLLRAFGGIAVAGCFIVIESWFSAVASNDNRATLFFSYQICTYLAATAGQLLIGFIDPMAYIPFTLGAIVLIAALVPISLSRMDAPTIEHNERISVKAIIKEAPVGLLAALCSGMLISSFYAMAPVYAINVGLKVEQLSYFMAASVFAFIIFALPLGRLCDRLDRSKIMVWINALVALSALGVVFAGPYHLGFLIGFSALYMGMVAAIYPVAVAITNDRMEAQHIVAASTTLLLSYGLGSTLGPLFSSSMMSWFGAQGLYYGCGAIALVLGSYTWVWRLKSRVVEVEDQAQYIPSSAETVGVISELDPRNEEFVDVPEEEIYPHLEAEEIAQAQACQMELDLPEPELDVGEEESILVPH; from the coding sequence ATGCTTACACGTTTGGTTATTTCGCTGTCTGCGTTAATTTTCAGTGTCTTCTTACTTATGGGTGGCAACACCTTTGTGATGACCTTGCTCGGCGTTAATTTAGGTCTTAAAGGCGTTGAACCGACCCTGATTGGTAGCATTATGGTGTGCTACTCAGTGGGCTTCGTGTTGGGCTCTTTATATGGTCCTAGAGTGATTAAGCGAGTGGGCCATATTCGCGCCTTCGCCGTGTTTAGTGCCTTCTTGGCCAGCTCGACGCTGATCTTCCCGCTCACTGACAGCATCTTGCTCTGGTCTTTGTTGCGCGCCTTTGGCGGCATTGCCGTGGCCGGTTGTTTTATTGTTATTGAAAGCTGGTTTAGCGCTGTGGCCAGTAACGATAACCGCGCCACGTTGTTTTTCTCTTACCAAATTTGTACTTACTTGGCGGCCACCGCTGGTCAGTTATTAATTGGCTTTATTGACCCTATGGCGTATATCCCTTTTACACTCGGCGCCATAGTGCTGATCGCCGCCTTAGTGCCTATCTCATTGAGTCGCATGGATGCCCCCACCATAGAGCACAACGAGCGCATCAGCGTAAAGGCCATTATTAAAGAGGCGCCCGTGGGCTTATTGGCGGCGCTGTGCAGTGGCATGCTGATCAGTAGTTTCTACGCCATGGCACCGGTTTATGCCATTAATGTGGGGCTTAAGGTGGAGCAGTTATCCTACTTTATGGCCGCTTCCGTGTTCGCTTTTATTATTTTTGCCTTGCCGTTGGGCCGCTTATGCGACCGCTTAGATCGCAGCAAAATCATGGTGTGGATTAATGCTTTAGTGGCGTTAAGTGCGCTGGGCGTGGTATTTGCCGGACCTTATCATCTGGGCTTTTTAATTGGTTTTTCGGCGCTCTATATGGGCATGGTGGCGGCTATTTATCCGGTGGCAGTGGCCATTACCAATGACCGCATGGAGGCTCAACATATAGTAGCGGCCAGCACGACTTTACTGCTGAGCTATGGCCTAGGCAGCACCTTGGGGCCGTTGTTTAGCTCCAGTATGATGTCGTGGTTTGGTGCGCAAGGTTTGTATTATGGCTGTGGTGCTATCGCGCTTGTGTTGGGCTCTTACACTTGGGTGTGGCGTTTGAAGTCCAGAGTGGTGGAAGTGGAAGATCAGGCGCAATATATTCCGAGCTCCGCAGAAACCGTGGGTGTGATCAGCGAACTGGATCCGCGAAACGAAGAGTTTGTGGATGTGCCAGAAGAAGAGATTTATCCGCACTTAGAAGCAGAAGAAATTGCCCAAGCGCAAGCCTGTCAAATGGAGCTAGATTTGCCGGAGCCAGAGCTCGATGTAGGTGAAGAAGAGTCAATACTGGTGCCTCACTAG
- the epd gene encoding erythrose-4-phosphate dehydrogenase, translating into MIRVAINGYGRIGRSILRAFYERGLQPYMKIVAINELAEPEAMAHLTRYDSSHGRFGEEVTLLPGAFEIADDIIHLCHEADPAKLPWRELGIDLVLECTGVLSSRADAERHLSAGAKKVLFSHPGDNDLDATIVYGVNHQQLTGLETMVSNASCTTNCVVPVIETLHRVFNIKCGNITTIHSAMNDQQVIDAYHSDLRRTRAASQSIIPVDTKLAKGVERILPHFAGKFEAISVRVPTINVTAMDLSVLVEHKATVEAVNQVLREAALGPLKGILGYTEAPLVSVDFNHDPHSSIIDGTQTRVSDANLIKMLMWCDNEWGFANRMLDTSLAWLNAVKSA; encoded by the coding sequence ATGATCCGAGTCGCCATTAACGGCTACGGCCGCATAGGTCGCAGTATATTGCGGGCTTTTTATGAACGTGGCCTGCAGCCTTATATGAAAATTGTTGCCATCAATGAGCTGGCTGAGCCAGAAGCCATGGCACACCTGACCCGTTATGACTCCAGTCATGGTCGCTTTGGTGAAGAAGTGACGCTGTTACCCGGTGCGTTCGAGATTGCCGATGATATTATCCATTTATGTCATGAGGCGGATCCGGCGAAACTACCCTGGCGTGAGCTGGGTATAGACTTGGTGCTGGAGTGCACGGGCGTATTGTCGAGCCGAGCGGACGCCGAGCGTCATTTAAGTGCCGGTGCCAAAAAAGTATTATTTTCGCATCCCGGTGATAACGATCTAGATGCCACTATCGTCTATGGTGTTAACCATCAGCAGTTAACAGGCCTTGAGACCATGGTCTCTAATGCCTCTTGTACCACCAACTGCGTGGTGCCGGTTATCGAAACACTGCACCGGGTGTTTAATATTAAATGCGGTAATATCACCACCATTCACTCGGCGATGAACGATCAGCAAGTGATTGATGCTTATCATTCGGATTTACGTCGCACCCGCGCCGCCAGTCAGTCGATTATTCCGGTGGACACCAAGCTTGCCAAAGGCGTGGAGCGCATCTTGCCGCATTTTGCCGGCAAATTTGAAGCCATCTCAGTGCGCGTGCCCACCATTAACGTCACCGCCATGGACTTAAGCGTGCTGGTTGAGCACAAGGCGACGGTGGAGGCGGTAAACCAAGTACTGCGTGAAGCGGCACTGGGTCCATTAAAAGGCATCTTGGGCTACACAGAGGCACCACTGGTGTCGGTAGACTTTAACCACGACCCCCATTCGTCGATTATTGATGGTACGCAAACCCGAGTCAGTGACGCTAACCTGATCAAAATGCTGATGTGGTGTGATAATGAATGGGGCTTTGCCAACCGCATGTTGGATACCAGTTTAGCTTGGCTTAACGCCGTAAAATCTGCTTAA
- a CDS encoding phosphoglycerate kinase: protein MSVINMSELDLAHQRVLIRADLNVPIKDGVVSSDARILASLPTIKAALEQGAKVMVTSHLGRPTEGEYSAEFSLQPVVDYLQKALSVPVRLATDYLNGLELAEQELVVLENVRFNVGEKKDDETLSRQYAALCDVFVMDAFGTAHRAQASTHGVAKFAPIACAGPLLSAELNALAKALDNPARPLVAVVGGSKVSTKLTVLESLSTIADQLVVGGGISNTFVAAAGHNVGKSLYEKDLIPEAQRLMAKCAIPLPTDVRTATEFSDTAVATVKDVSEVQDNELIFDLGDESAHVLAEILKNAKTIIWNGPVGVFEFENFRAGTEIIAKAIAESDAFSIAGGGDTLAAIDLFGIKDQISYISTGGGAFLEFVEGKTLPAVAMLEQRAKG from the coding sequence ATGTCTGTCATTAACATGAGTGAGCTCGATTTAGCCCATCAACGAGTGCTGATCCGTGCCGATTTAAACGTACCCATTAAAGACGGCGTAGTCAGCTCAGACGCACGTATTTTGGCCTCACTGCCCACCATTAAAGCCGCACTTGAGCAAGGTGCCAAGGTGATGGTGACCTCGCATTTAGGTCGTCCGACAGAAGGCGAATATTCGGCTGAGTTTTCACTGCAGCCGGTGGTCGATTATTTACAAAAAGCCTTGAGCGTGCCGGTGCGCTTGGCCACGGATTATTTAAACGGACTCGAGCTGGCTGAACAAGAGCTGGTGGTATTGGAAAACGTGCGCTTTAACGTGGGCGAGAAAAAAGACGACGAAACGCTATCGCGCCAATATGCAGCTTTATGTGATGTGTTTGTGATGGACGCTTTTGGTACTGCCCACCGCGCCCAAGCGTCCACTCATGGCGTGGCGAAGTTTGCGCCCATCGCCTGTGCCGGCCCTTTATTGTCGGCGGAGCTTAACGCGCTGGCCAAGGCCTTGGATAACCCCGCTCGCCCGTTAGTGGCGGTAGTGGGCGGCTCGAAAGTCTCGACCAAGCTGACTGTGCTAGAATCTCTGTCGACCATTGCCGACCAGTTAGTGGTGGGTGGCGGTATTTCTAATACCTTTGTGGCCGCAGCCGGTCATAATGTGGGCAAGTCGCTCTATGAAAAAGACTTGATCCCCGAAGCCCAGCGTTTGATGGCTAAATGCGCGATTCCGCTGCCCACCGATGTGCGCACCGCCACCGAGTTTTCTGACACCGCAGTGGCGACGGTAAAAGACGTGTCTGAAGTACAAGATAATGAGCTAATCTTTGATCTCGGTGATGAGTCCGCTCACGTGCTGGCCGAGATTTTAAAAAATGCCAAAACCATTATCTGGAATGGCCCAGTCGGCGTGTTTGAGTTTGAAAACTTCCGTGCTGGCACCGAAATCATCGCCAAGGCCATTGCCGAGAGCGACGCTTTTTCCATTGCGGGCGGCGGAGATACCTTAGCGGCCATCGACTTATTCGGCATTAAAGACCAAATTTCCTATATTTCTACCGGTGGCGGTGCTTTTCTTGAGTTTGTAGAAGGCAAAACCTTGCCCGCCGTAGCTATGCTTGAGCAAAGAGCCAAAGGCTGA
- the fbaA gene encoding class II fructose-bisphosphate aldolase: MSQKILDVVKPGVVCGHDMQKIFAIAKQQEFALPAVNVVGTDSVNAVLEAAAKVKAPVVVQFSNGGAAFFAGKGLKMEGHQAAILGAISGAHHVHAMAEAYGIPVILHTDHAAKKLLPWIDGLLDAGEKHFAQTGKPLFSSHMIDLSEESLAENIEICGQYLARMSKIGMTLEIELGCTGGEEDGVDNTSMDSSLLYTQPEDVAYAYEKLIAISDMFTIAASFGNVHGVYKPGNVKLTPKILDNSQKYVSEKFGLPAKSLDFVFHGGSGSSAAEIKESIGYGVIKMNIDTDTQWATWVGVMDYYKEKQDYLQGQIGNPEGDDKPNKKYYDPRVWLREGQNQMIARLEQAFTELNAINVL, encoded by the coding sequence ATGTCCCAGAAAATTTTAGATGTGGTTAAGCCAGGCGTGGTGTGTGGTCACGATATGCAAAAAATCTTTGCTATCGCCAAGCAACAAGAATTTGCTCTGCCTGCGGTAAACGTAGTTGGCACCGATTCGGTGAACGCCGTATTAGAAGCTGCCGCCAAGGTAAAAGCGCCGGTAGTGGTGCAGTTTTCTAACGGTGGCGCAGCATTTTTTGCCGGTAAAGGCTTAAAGATGGAAGGGCATCAGGCGGCGATTTTAGGCGCTATCTCAGGTGCGCATCATGTGCATGCTATGGCCGAAGCCTATGGCATTCCGGTGATCTTACACACGGATCACGCGGCAAAAAAACTGCTGCCTTGGATTGATGGCTTGTTGGATGCCGGTGAAAAACACTTTGCCCAAACCGGTAAGCCGTTGTTTAGCTCGCACATGATCGATCTTTCTGAAGAGAGCTTGGCAGAAAACATCGAGATCTGCGGCCAGTACTTAGCGCGCATGAGCAAAATTGGCATGACGCTGGAAATCGAACTGGGTTGCACTGGCGGCGAAGAAGACGGTGTCGACAACACCAGCATGGACAGTTCATTGCTGTATACCCAGCCAGAAGACGTGGCCTATGCCTATGAAAAATTGATCGCTATTAGTGACATGTTCACTATCGCTGCATCGTTTGGCAACGTACATGGCGTGTACAAGCCAGGTAACGTTAAGCTGACGCCAAAGATTTTAGATAATTCACAAAAATATGTGTCTGAAAAATTTGGGTTGCCGGCTAAGTCGCTGGACTTCGTGTTTCACGGCGGCTCAGGCTCATCGGCGGCAGAGATCAAAGAATCGATCGGTTATGGCGTGATCAAGATGAACATCGACACCGACACTCAGTGGGCGACTTGGGTGGGCGTAATGGATTACTACAAGGAGAAGCAGGATTACCTGCAAGGCCAAATTGGTAACCCAGAAGGCGACGATAAGCCAAACAAAAAATATTACGACCCACGCGTGTGGTTACGTGAAGGTCAAAACCAAATGATAGCGCGCTTAGAGCAGGCATTTACCGAGTTAAATGCGATTAACGTACTTTAA
- a CDS encoding EAL domain-containing protein, whose product MTLYRQLILTMLLLFVMLFLTVYTVQFNATKNYLAAQQETTVINTVTALGLALTPYLETSDAVGAESVINAIFDGGFYKKIQLDLLAAGTQISREHDAPVQGIPTWFTQLHLFSGAKHEATLTSGWLQLGRLSVEGHAGQAYYQLWQVMSRQAFWFALCFLLISALLVWALRYLLAPLYDIERQAEQVTERHINQPIPLPKTRELRKLVFAINTMSTKLSVQFQQQADEAERLRRRAFWDPTSELGNRAYFVTQTQSWLSASNRGAVMLVAVDMLAEVDQEQGFAARDQMIKQIAAQLRQLCQRYSDHVISRISAREFALLIPEYNNEHLFLLGEEVNRLISDLVVKPAPAAVSLVGIAVITAQDNASLLLTRADNALGQARMDNTAAVVIENGGAQASLGRLAWKQLIETALRDDLFELSSQAVFAVNGHLLHEELYIAIRTPEACYSAGSFLAMVEQFKLGQQLDLHIINRALQHLATKPELRLAVNLTAYSCRQPEFWHSLNQLLSQHTQVSERLQLELPESVFLLHKSALIAPLSSLTLSWGIDHFGRHFDLLTQLGELKPVYVKLDYGYSAQVTQPDYDGAFLAAVCRAAHNMGAQTIATRVETAQQLAILQTLYVDAYQGFVSPPRPLV is encoded by the coding sequence ATGACACTCTATCGACAGCTTATACTTACCATGTTGTTACTGTTCGTCATGTTATTTCTTACCGTTTACACGGTGCAGTTTAACGCCACTAAAAATTATTTGGCCGCCCAGCAAGAAACCACCGTTATTAATACGGTTACCGCCTTAGGCTTGGCCTTAACACCTTATTTAGAAACCAGTGATGCGGTGGGGGCCGAGTCGGTGATTAACGCCATTTTTGATGGTGGCTTTTATAAGAAAATACAATTAGATCTGTTAGCCGCGGGCACACAAATTAGCCGTGAGCATGACGCACCCGTGCAAGGTATTCCTACTTGGTTTACTCAGCTTCATTTATTCTCCGGCGCTAAGCATGAAGCTACGCTTACCTCAGGCTGGTTACAGCTTGGCCGATTATCGGTTGAAGGACATGCGGGCCAAGCTTATTACCAGCTATGGCAAGTGATGAGTCGCCAAGCCTTTTGGTTTGCGCTGTGCTTTTTGTTGATATCCGCTTTGCTAGTGTGGGCATTGCGTTACTTGTTAGCGCCGCTGTATGACATTGAGCGCCAAGCTGAACAGGTGACCGAGCGTCATATTAATCAGCCTATTCCGTTGCCTAAAACGAGAGAATTAAGGAAACTGGTCTTCGCCATTAACACTATGTCTACTAAGTTGAGTGTCCAGTTTCAACAGCAAGCAGACGAAGCGGAGCGCTTACGCCGTCGTGCATTTTGGGATCCTACTTCTGAGTTGGGTAATCGTGCTTATTTCGTTACTCAAACTCAGTCTTGGTTGAGTGCAAGTAACCGCGGTGCAGTCATGCTAGTGGCCGTCGATATGTTAGCAGAGGTGGATCAAGAACAAGGTTTTGCGGCTCGAGATCAGATGATCAAACAGATCGCCGCGCAATTACGCCAGCTTTGCCAGCGCTATAGTGATCATGTTATCTCCCGCATTTCTGCCCGAGAGTTTGCACTGTTAATACCCGAATATAATAATGAGCATTTATTTTTATTAGGCGAGGAAGTTAATCGTTTAATCAGCGATTTAGTAGTGAAGCCCGCGCCTGCTGCTGTATCTTTGGTCGGCATTGCTGTGATCACCGCACAAGATAATGCCAGCTTATTGCTGACCCGTGCTGATAACGCATTAGGTCAGGCGCGAATGGATAATACTGCCGCTGTGGTCATCGAAAATGGTGGCGCACAAGCAAGCTTAGGCCGTTTGGCGTGGAAGCAATTAATTGAAACTGCGTTACGCGATGATTTATTTGAGTTAAGCAGCCAAGCCGTGTTTGCCGTTAATGGTCATTTACTGCACGAAGAATTATATATTGCTATTCGTACCCCTGAAGCTTGCTATAGCGCCGGGTCTTTCCTTGCCATGGTGGAGCAATTCAAATTAGGACAGCAGTTAGATCTGCATATTATTAACCGTGCACTCCAACACTTAGCAACCAAGCCTGAGCTGCGCTTAGCTGTTAACCTCACTGCATACAGTTGCCGCCAACCTGAGTTTTGGCATAGCTTAAACCAATTATTATCACAGCACACTCAAGTGAGTGAGCGATTACAGTTAGAGCTACCAGAGAGTGTATTTTTATTGCATAAGAGTGCACTGATAGCGCCCCTTAGCTCACTGACCTTGAGCTGGGGCATCGATCATTTTGGTCGACATTTTGACTTACTCACTCAACTGGGCGAGTTAAAGCCCGTCTACGTTAAGCTTGATTATGGCTATAGCGCTCAAGTGACACAGCCCGATTATGATGGGGCTTTTTTAGCTGCCGTGTGTCGTGCCGCCCATAATATGGGCGCGCAAACCATTGCCACTCGCGTCGAAACCGCGCAGCAGCTGGCCATCTTACAAACCCTCTATGTGGATGCTTATCAAGGCTTTGTGAGCCCGCCACGGCCTTTGGTTTAA